The proteins below come from a single Chitinophaga pinensis DSM 2588 genomic window:
- a CDS encoding sulfite exporter TauE/SafE family protein: MFLTLLYALSMGFIGSFHCIGMCGPIALTLPVQHLDGVRKQTGILLYNAGRITAYAIPGTIAGWLGRQFFLGGLQQWLSVTLGCGILLFILCRYVLNKVHIRMNTSFYDRHIKRMLGDLLRRRQLHTLYGIGFLNGLLPCGLVWFAVTGAIATGSYIQGALFMMAFGLGTLPAMIAITWCNDLISINLRNRLRHCIPYAMTIMALLLIMRGLNLNIPYVSPVLPAPNERVMQHCYKPS, translated from the coding sequence ATGTTCCTGACCTTGTTATACGCCTTATCAATGGGTTTCATCGGCAGCTTCCACTGCATCGGTATGTGTGGTCCCATTGCGCTTACCTTACCGGTACAGCACCTGGACGGTGTACGTAAACAAACGGGCATTCTTTTATACAATGCCGGCAGGATCACCGCATATGCCATTCCCGGCACTATTGCCGGATGGCTTGGACGACAGTTCTTCCTGGGAGGATTACAGCAATGGTTATCAGTAACGCTTGGATGTGGTATACTGTTGTTCATCTTATGCCGCTATGTCCTGAACAAGGTACATATCCGGATGAATACCAGCTTTTATGATCGCCACATCAAAAGAATGCTGGGCGATCTCCTGCGGCGCAGGCAATTACATACGCTATATGGCATCGGTTTCCTGAACGGGCTCTTACCCTGCGGACTTGTCTGGTTTGCTGTCACCGGTGCAATTGCCACCGGTAGCTACATCCAGGGCGCTCTGTTCATGATGGCTTTCGGTCTGGGTACCTTACCTGCAATGATCGCTATTACCTGGTGCAACGATCTTATCAGTATCAACCTGCGTAACCGTTTACGTCACTGTATACCTTACGCAATGACGATCATGGCACTGCTCCTGATCATGCGCGGGCTCAATCTCAACATTCCTTACGTCAGTCCGGTATTACCTGCTCCCAACGAAAGGGTAATGCAACACTGTTATAAACCTTCCTGA
- the hemN gene encoding oxygen-independent coproporphyrinogen III oxidase, which produces MQLIRKYNTAAPRYTSYPTVPYWDESSFNTDTWKQALLQSFRATNDTEGISIYIHLPYCEQLCTYCGCNKHITVNHGVEAPYIDSLLKEWSLYLELFKKRPRIREIHLGGGTPTFFSPENLHQLLSGIYMQADLLPDATLSFEGHPNNTTTAHMLTLYNLGFRRMSLGIQDFDPQVQDIINRIQPYETVERVTAAAREIGYTSINYDLVYGLPLQTITSVKDTISKVMQLRPDRISFYSYAHVPWVKGVGQRRYAEEDLPKDEEKRALYELGKTMFAESGYTEIGMDHFALPHDSLYHACKQGSLHRNFMGYTDHHTSLMIGLGASSIGDSWYAYAQNEKKITTWQQLVNSGQFPVVRGHILDTEDLLLRRHIHALMCGLDTRWTPDDNIDSVMEESLQRLTELEKDGLVDIQYGSVTVTEKGRPFIRNICMAFDARLWRKLPHSQLFSNAI; this is translated from the coding sequence ATGCAACTCATCAGAAAATATAATACCGCTGCTCCCCGCTATACCAGTTATCCCACAGTACCTTACTGGGATGAATCTTCTTTCAATACCGATACCTGGAAGCAGGCTTTGCTGCAATCCTTCCGCGCCACAAACGATACCGAAGGAATCAGCATTTACATCCACCTGCCTTATTGTGAACAGTTGTGTACATACTGTGGCTGTAATAAGCATATTACAGTCAATCACGGGGTAGAAGCGCCTTATATTGATTCGCTGCTGAAGGAATGGTCATTATACCTGGAATTATTCAAAAAACGGCCACGCATCAGGGAAATACATCTCGGTGGAGGCACACCGACTTTCTTCAGTCCGGAGAATCTTCATCAGCTCTTATCAGGCATCTATATGCAGGCCGACCTGCTACCGGATGCAACCCTCAGTTTCGAAGGCCATCCTAATAACACCACCACGGCACACATGCTTACACTCTACAATCTCGGCTTTCGCCGTATGAGTCTCGGCATCCAGGACTTCGATCCGCAGGTACAGGATATCATCAACCGTATACAACCTTATGAAACGGTAGAGCGGGTAACCGCTGCCGCCAGAGAAATCGGTTATACCTCCATTAACTATGACCTGGTATACGGATTGCCCTTGCAGACTATCACAAGTGTAAAGGATACCATCAGCAAAGTCATGCAGCTGCGGCCTGATAGAATTTCCTTCTACAGTTATGCACATGTTCCCTGGGTGAAAGGTGTCGGACAAAGGCGATATGCTGAAGAAGATCTTCCAAAGGACGAAGAGAAAAGAGCCCTCTATGAACTGGGTAAAACAATGTTTGCTGAAAGCGGTTATACAGAGATTGGTATGGACCACTTTGCCCTGCCGCACGACAGCTTATACCACGCCTGCAAACAGGGTTCACTGCACAGGAACTTTATGGGTTATACCGATCACCATACCTCACTGATGATCGGCTTAGGTGCTTCTTCCATAGGAGATAGCTGGTATGCATATGCACAGAATGAAAAGAAGATTACTACCTGGCAACAGTTGGTCAACAGTGGTCAGTTCCCGGTTGTAAGAGGACACATACTCGATACGGAAGATCTGCTCCTTCGTCGTCATATCCACGCACTCATGTGTGGTTTAGATACCCGCTGGACACCGGACGACAATATTGACAGCGTAATGGAAGAAAGCCTGCAAAGGCTTACTGAGCTTGAGAAAGATGGCTTGGTGGATATACAGTATGGCAGCGTTACCGTCACAGAAAAAGGCAGACCTTTCATCCGTAATATCTGTATGGCGTTTGATGCCCGCTTGTGGAGAAAGCTGCCGCATTCCCAACTGTTCAGCAACGCAATCTGA
- a CDS encoding NAD-dependent epimerase/dehydratase family protein translates to MILVTGGTGFLGSHLLRKLVNVGEPVRALYRKKIPQQVKDIQHKIEWFQGDVLDVISLEEAMVGIDRVYHCAAVVSFSPGEHATMMKVNVEGTANVVNMAIDAGVRKLVHVSSVAALGRAKAGRLDESCEWQESKNNSKYAVSKYFSEMEVWRGRAEGLEVAIVNPSIILGSGYWNDGSGALIKNAWKEFPYYTQGINGFTDVRDVAEVMYRLMESDVDGERFVVSTDNWKYYDLFRQMAEQLGKKAPHIPVKPWMAEIVWRMEALKSKITGKKSILTKETARTAQMQVFYNSDKMQQALPDFTYIPLEKTIADMCKAFLQDQQQQ, encoded by the coding sequence ATGATTTTAGTAACGGGAGGAACAGGTTTTTTAGGCAGTCATTTATTACGGAAACTGGTGAATGTCGGGGAGCCGGTACGTGCATTGTACCGCAAAAAAATTCCTCAGCAGGTAAAAGATATTCAGCATAAAATAGAATGGTTCCAGGGAGATGTACTGGACGTTATCTCACTGGAAGAGGCGATGGTGGGGATAGACAGGGTCTATCACTGCGCAGCTGTCGTGTCTTTTAGTCCCGGAGAACATGCAACCATGATGAAGGTGAATGTGGAGGGAACTGCGAATGTGGTCAACATGGCCATTGATGCCGGCGTCAGAAAGCTGGTACATGTGAGTTCCGTTGCTGCGTTGGGAAGAGCCAAAGCGGGCAGGCTGGATGAATCGTGTGAATGGCAGGAAAGTAAGAACAATTCCAAGTATGCTGTCAGCAAGTACTTCTCAGAAATGGAAGTATGGAGAGGTCGTGCGGAAGGACTAGAGGTGGCTATTGTAAACCCGAGTATCATCCTCGGATCAGGGTACTGGAATGATGGTTCAGGAGCGCTGATTAAAAACGCCTGGAAAGAATTTCCTTACTATACCCAGGGCATTAACGGATTTACCGATGTCCGGGATGTGGCTGAAGTCATGTACCGCCTGATGGAAAGTGATGTAGACGGTGAGCGTTTTGTGGTCTCTACTGATAACTGGAAGTACTATGACCTGTTCCGGCAGATGGCGGAACAACTGGGCAAGAAAGCGCCACATATACCTGTAAAGCCATGGATGGCTGAAATTGTGTGGAGAATGGAGGCATTGAAGAGCAAGATCACCGGTAAAAAGAGCATTCTCACAAAAGAAACTGCCCGAACCGCACAAATGCAGGTTTTTTATAATAGTGATAAGATGCAGCAGGCATTGCCTGATTTCACCTATATACCCCTTGAAAAGACGATTGCTGACATGTGTAAAGCCTTTCTACAGGACCAGCAACAGCAATAA
- a CDS encoding FixH family protein, whose translation MNWGHKIIIVFILFAAGILTLVTKSMHTRIDMVTPDYYAEELKYQQVIDGRREAQSLSAPVSINQSVQSIGVLFPAEMHGVALKGTVLFYRASDSRQDVSVPLKTDENGLMLVSKRSFRKGNYRVQLQWEAGGKNYFQENLVTIN comes from the coding sequence ATGAACTGGGGTCATAAAATCATCATCGTATTCATACTCTTTGCAGCAGGTATCCTTACCCTCGTAACCAAAAGTATGCATACACGCATCGATATGGTCACACCCGACTACTATGCGGAAGAACTCAAGTACCAGCAGGTGATCGATGGCAGGAGGGAAGCGCAGTCGCTTTCCGCACCTGTCAGCATCAACCAGTCAGTACAATCCATTGGGGTACTTTTTCCGGCTGAGATGCACGGAGTCGCCCTGAAAGGCACTGTATTGTTCTACCGCGCATCCGATTCCCGTCAGGATGTTTCCGTTCCACTCAAAACGGACGAAAACGGACTGATGCTGGTCAGCAAACGGAGTTTCAGGAAAGGGAACTACCGGGTGCAGTTACAATGGGAAGCCGGTGGTAAAAACTACTTCCAGGAGAACTTAGTCACCATCAACTAA
- the ccoG gene encoding cytochrome c oxidase accessory protein CcoG, translated as MEETFRDSIATVDRQGKRSWIFSQQPKGKFYNARSVLSFLYFLAFFAGPFIQLNGRPLFLFNVVEGRFILFGAIFWPQDFFIFGLAMVAFILFVVLFTMAFGRLFCGWACPQTIFMEMLFRRIEYWIEGDAAAQKMLQQAPWNTDKIIKKTSKHILFYLLSFLIANTFLAYIIGMKSLTEIITGPVTEHTGGLATMIVFAGVFYSVFAFFREQVCTIVCPYGRLQGVLLDRDSVVVAYDYTRGEPRGHFKKNADNNLGDCIDCNQCVKVCPTGIDIRNGTQLECVNCTACIDACNFMMEKVGRPLDLIRYASENGIANKQPLRFTPRLKIYTSILVILLTAITWMLASRKPVSGTIIRTAGMLYQERGLDSISNLYRIKLVNKTTADIPLTLRLEDVHGKIELLGHPQILVKEEDQGEGIFFVILPRTAISKRKTPLRISLYEGDKKTGTLNTTFLGPAR; from the coding sequence ATGGAAGAAACGTTCAGAGATAGCATCGCTACTGTTGATAGACAGGGAAAAAGAAGCTGGATATTCAGCCAGCAACCGAAAGGAAAATTTTATAACGCAAGGAGTGTGCTGAGCTTCCTTTATTTTCTTGCGTTTTTTGCCGGACCGTTCATTCAGTTGAACGGCCGGCCCCTGTTTTTATTCAATGTTGTAGAAGGTCGGTTCATCCTGTTTGGCGCCATATTCTGGCCACAGGATTTTTTCATTTTCGGTCTGGCTATGGTGGCCTTCATTCTGTTTGTCGTATTATTTACCATGGCCTTTGGCCGCCTGTTCTGCGGATGGGCATGTCCGCAAACCATCTTTATGGAGATGCTGTTCCGCAGAATAGAATACTGGATCGAAGGAGACGCCGCCGCACAGAAAATGCTGCAACAGGCGCCCTGGAATACCGACAAAATAATTAAGAAAACCAGCAAGCATATCCTCTTTTACCTCCTGTCTTTCCTGATTGCCAATACCTTCCTGGCTTATATCATCGGTATGAAAAGCCTGACGGAGATCATTACCGGACCAGTAACTGAGCATACCGGCGGACTGGCCACCATGATCGTTTTTGCAGGCGTATTCTACAGCGTATTTGCCTTCTTCAGAGAGCAGGTGTGTACCATAGTATGTCCATATGGACGCTTACAGGGTGTATTACTGGACAGGGATTCTGTCGTAGTCGCTTATGATTATACCAGAGGTGAACCACGCGGGCATTTCAAAAAGAATGCGGACAATAACCTGGGTGATTGTATTGATTGTAATCAATGTGTGAAGGTTTGTCCGACTGGTATCGACATCCGCAACGGTACACAGCTTGAGTGTGTGAATTGTACCGCCTGCATAGACGCGTGTAACTTCATGATGGAAAAAGTAGGTCGCCCGCTGGATCTCATCCGTTACGCCTCCGAAAATGGGATCGCCAATAAACAGCCTTTACGCTTTACACCACGACTGAAGATCTATACTTCCATACTGGTTATTTTGCTGACAGCCATCACCTGGATGTTGGCCAGCCGCAAACCTGTCAGCGGTACAATTATCCGTACCGCAGGTATGTTATACCAGGAAAGAGGCCTAGACAGTATCTCTAATCTTTACCGTATCAAACTTGTCAACAAGACAACCGCCGACATCCCCCTGACGCTCAGACTGGAAGATGTACACGGTAAAATAGAGTTGCTGGGTCACCCGCAGATACTGGTAAAAGAAGAAGATCAGGGTGAGGGTATTTTCTTTGTGATACTACCCCGTACAGCGATCAGCAAACGTAAGACGCCTCTTCGCATTTCCCTCTATGAAGGAGATAAAAAGACCGGTACACTCAACACCACATTTCTGGGACCGGCCAGATAA
- a CDS encoding UDP-3-O-(3-hydroxymyristoyl)glucosamine N-acyltransferase, producing MKFNEPIAVTEIAAFIGATLEGDEKLMATGINEIHKVEPGDISFVDFEKYYDACLRSAATIIIINKKVTCPPGKVLLITDDPFSAYVKLVKRFRPFQPSTSPISDTAVIGEGTIIQPNVFIGNNVTIGTNCIIHPNVTIYDNSIIGNNVIIHAGSVIGADAFYFKKRANREVMYDKLESCGRVIIEDDVEIGASCTIDKGVSGDTIIGRGTKFDNMIHIGHGTVIGRNCLFAGQVGVGGKAHIEDNVILWGQVGVSKDLTIGKGAIVLAQSGVPSSLEGGKTYFGSPVEDARTKMKELSWIKRIPEIWQKLGGN from the coding sequence ATGAAGTTTAACGAACCGATCGCGGTAACGGAAATAGCAGCATTCATAGGCGCTACGCTGGAAGGCGACGAGAAACTGATGGCCACCGGCATCAACGAAATACATAAGGTTGAACCAGGTGACATCTCTTTCGTGGATTTCGAAAAGTACTATGATGCCTGTCTGCGTTCTGCGGCGACGATTATCATCATCAATAAAAAAGTTACTTGCCCTCCGGGTAAAGTTTTACTGATAACAGACGATCCATTCAGCGCTTATGTAAAACTGGTTAAACGCTTCCGACCATTCCAACCTTCCACCAGTCCCATCAGCGATACTGCTGTAATAGGCGAGGGCACTATCATACAGCCGAATGTATTCATCGGTAATAATGTCACCATCGGCACCAACTGCATCATCCATCCGAACGTAACTATTTACGACAACTCCATCATCGGTAACAATGTGATCATACATGCCGGTAGCGTAATCGGAGCGGATGCTTTCTACTTCAAGAAAAGAGCGAACAGGGAAGTGATGTATGACAAACTGGAAAGCTGTGGAAGAGTGATCATCGAAGACGACGTGGAGATCGGCGCAAGCTGTACGATAGACAAAGGGGTGAGTGGTGATACCATCATCGGTCGTGGCACAAAATTCGATAACATGATCCATATAGGACACGGTACGGTGATCGGCCGTAACTGTCTCTTCGCTGGTCAGGTAGGTGTAGGTGGTAAAGCACACATCGAAGACAACGTAATACTCTGGGGTCAGGTAGGCGTATCCAAAGACCTTACCATCGGTAAAGGCGCCATCGTGCTTGCACAAAGTGGTGTTCCTTCTTCTCTCGAAGGAGGTAAGACTTATTTTGGTTCGCCGGTAGAAGATGCCCGCACCAAAATGAAAGAACTCTCCTGGATCAAACGTATCCCTGAGATCTGGCAGAAACTGGGTGGCAATTGA
- the pheS gene encoding phenylalanine--tRNA ligase subunit alpha, translating into MEQIEQQIAAYKQEILAFEPATAADLEQYRIKFLGTKGIVKAMFGEMKQVPNERKKEFGQVLNGFKQLAEERYTQFEHLKENGAAASTDIDLTLPEEPHRLGSRHPISVVRNKIISIFERLGFAIAEGPEIEDDWHNFTALNLPENHPARDMQDTFYISKHPDWLLRTHTSSVQVRAMESGKLPIRIICPGRVYRNETISARAHCFFHQVEGLYIDENVSFADLKQTLYHFVKELFGDTTRIRFRPSYFPFTEPSAEMDISCQICGGSGCNVCKHTGWVEILGCGMVHPKVLENCGIDPEKYTGFAFGMGIERITMLNYQIKDLRLFSENDTRFLEQFEGAL; encoded by the coding sequence ATGGAGCAGATAGAACAGCAAATAGCTGCCTACAAACAGGAGATTCTGGCTTTTGAACCAGCCACAGCTGCGGACCTTGAACAATACCGCATCAAATTCCTTGGAACCAAAGGAATTGTTAAGGCCATGTTTGGCGAAATGAAACAGGTACCTAACGAGCGTAAAAAAGAGTTCGGACAGGTCCTGAACGGCTTTAAACAGCTGGCAGAGGAAAGGTATACTCAATTTGAGCACCTGAAGGAAAACGGCGCTGCCGCCAGCACCGATATTGATCTGACACTGCCGGAAGAGCCACACAGACTGGGTTCCCGTCACCCGATCAGCGTAGTAAGAAATAAGATTATCAGCATATTTGAACGTCTGGGTTTTGCTATTGCAGAAGGTCCGGAAATAGAGGACGACTGGCATAACTTCACGGCGTTAAACCTGCCGGAAAACCATCCTGCGCGAGATATGCAGGATACGTTTTACATCAGCAAACATCCGGATTGGTTGCTGCGTACCCATACCTCTTCCGTACAGGTAAGAGCGATGGAGTCAGGCAAGCTGCCTATCCGTATCATCTGCCCGGGTCGTGTATACCGTAATGAGACGATTTCTGCGAGAGCGCATTGCTTCTTCCACCAGGTAGAAGGATTGTATATCGATGAAAATGTGTCATTTGCGGACCTGAAACAGACGCTTTACCACTTCGTGAAGGAACTGTTCGGAGACACTACACGTATCCGTTTCCGTCCTTCTTATTTCCCATTCACAGAGCCAAGTGCGGAAATGGATATTTCCTGCCAGATCTGTGGCGGTTCCGGCTGTAACGTTTGTAAACATACCGGCTGGGTGGAAATCCTGGGATGTGGTATGGTGCATCCGAAAGTGCTGGAAAACTGTGGTATCGATCCTGAGAAATATACCGGCTTTGCTTTCGGTATGGGTATCGAGCGTATTACCATGTTGAATTATCAGATCAAAGACCTGCGCCTGTTCTCCGAGAACGATACAAGGTTCCTGGAGCAGTTTGAAGGAGCGCTTTGA
- a CDS encoding 3-hydroxyacyl-CoA dehydrogenase NAD-binding domain-containing protein has protein sequence MLTIDQIKTIVVCGAGTMGAGIAQVAAMSGYYAVLYDLQTAALEGSQQRLEEYLDKAVSKGRMTREEKAGTLQRYTTTADINKCQADVVIEAIVERPDIKKDLFRKLAEVNGRDTIFASNTSSLSISLIAKDIIHPERVAGMHFFNPAPLMKLVEIVSGDETAPAVAELLYTLAGKMGKTPVMAKDTPGFIVNRVARHYYLEAMQIAAEGVADYKKIDRLMESAGFRMGPFALMDLIGNDINLAVTRSIYTAYDQAPRFTPSSLQIEKVEEGALGKKTGKGFYNYL, from the coding sequence ATGTTGACGATCGATCAGATAAAAACTATCGTTGTATGCGGCGCCGGTACGATGGGCGCCGGTATCGCCCAGGTAGCGGCTATGAGCGGATATTATGCCGTTCTTTATGACCTGCAGACGGCTGCACTGGAAGGTAGTCAGCAGCGACTGGAAGAATATCTGGATAAGGCAGTCAGCAAAGGACGTATGACCCGGGAGGAAAAAGCGGGAACACTGCAACGCTACACTACCACCGCAGATATCAATAAATGTCAGGCAGACGTCGTTATTGAGGCGATTGTAGAACGACCAGACATCAAAAAGGACCTGTTTAGAAAACTGGCAGAGGTCAACGGACGAGATACCATTTTTGCCAGTAATACTTCTTCCCTTTCCATCTCGCTGATAGCAAAAGACATTATACATCCGGAACGGGTGGCCGGTATGCATTTTTTTAATCCGGCGCCTTTGATGAAGCTGGTGGAAATTGTGAGTGGCGATGAAACTGCGCCCGCGGTAGCGGAGTTGTTATATACCCTGGCCGGTAAAATGGGGAAAACACCCGTAATGGCGAAAGATACACCGGGGTTTATTGTGAACAGGGTGGCACGGCATTATTACCTGGAAGCAATGCAGATAGCCGCTGAAGGAGTGGCAGATTATAAAAAAATTGATCGTTTAATGGAAAGCGCTGGCTTTCGTATGGGGCCGTTTGCCTTGATGGACCTGATCGGTAATGATATAAATCTGGCGGTTACCCGTTCGATTTATACCGCGTATGACCAGGCGCCCCGTTTTACCCCCAGTTCGTTACAGATAGAGAAAGTAGAAGAAGGTGCACTCGGAAAGAAAACCGGGAAGGGATTTTATAATTATCTTTGA